The following proteins are co-located in the Solanum pennellii chromosome 8, SPENNV200 genome:
- the LOC107028074 gene encoding protein SRC2 homolog, translating to MEWRPFDMTVISADAIKNVNLYYPMDVYVEVSIFGYAKNKKKTFVDKKGGTTPKWNHPMKFTLDEPSLTKPDLSLFFRLRSNRFFGDKDVGMVTIPIQELFTHSNSNNDGSSERVVEYQVFTSGTRKPKGTLKFAYKFGKKFAHTQQHINGYPALPPLTGYPPTHMPPVWCGTSSTTYQYSPPGGGYNHNQYQQPPPPGYGYGYGYGYNPTLQQQHQNQHQHQLHQQVQQPKGNNNVGVIGAGLGLGAGIVGGALVGHAITH from the coding sequence ATGGAATGGCGTCCGTTTGATATGACTGTTATCTCTGCGGACGCCATTAAAAATGTCAATCTTTATTACCCTATGGATGTGTATGTAGAAGTTTCCATCTTTGGTTACgccaaaaacaagaaaaaaacatttgtGGACAAAAAAGGTGGAACTACCCCAAAATGGAATCACCCCATGAAATTTACCTTGGATGAGCCTTCCCTCACTAAACCTGATCTTTCCCTCTTCTTTCGCCTTAGATCGAATCGATTTTTTGGCGATAAGGATGTTGGCATGGTAACAATTCCAATCCAAGAGCTATTTACGCATTCTAATTCTAACAATGATGGTTCTTCTGAGAGAGTTGTGGAATATCAAGTTTTCACAAGTGGGACAAGGAAACCTAAGGGTACATTAAAGTTTGCCTACAAGTTTGGAAAGAAATTTGCGCATACACAACAACATATCAATGGCTATCCTGCCTTGCCACCTCTCACGGGCTATCCAccaactcatatgccacctgtTTGGTGTGGTACGTCATCCACGACATATCAATATTCCCCTCCTGGAGGTGgatataatcataatcaatatCAGCAACCGCCTCCACCAGGATATGGATATGGATATGGATACGGATATAATCCCACATTACAACAGCAGCACCAgaaccaacaccaacaccagcTCCATCAACAAGTACAACAACCAAAGGGCAATAATAATGTTGGAGTGATAGGAGCAGGATTGGGTTTGGGTGCAGGGATAGTGGGTGGTGCTTTAGTTGGACATGCCATTACACACTAA